In Thermodesulfobacteriota bacterium, the genomic stretch GGCGGCAAGGCTCCAAAGCGCGATAGCCTACTTTAAACTCGAAGATAAGAAGGCGGGGGCCGGACCGACCAGCCGTAAATCCCATGCACCTTTACGCGTCGCACAGCTCAAGAAGCCCGAGGCTGTAAATGGCGCTCCCGGCGCGGGGATACGAGTCCAGGAGGCCTATTAATGGACACTGCATCCGTTTCCGGACCGAGACAGTACCTTACCTTCATGCTTGAGGACGAGGTCTTCGCGCTCGAGATCTCGCAAGTAAAAGAGATCCTCGACCTCACATATATCACGAAGGTTCCGCGCATGCCGGAATTCATGAGGGGGGTCATCAACCTAAGGGGGAATGTCGTCCCGGTATTGGACCTCAGGCTCAAACTTGGCCTCTCCGAGAAAGACAACAGCAAGGACACGTGCATAATCATAGTCGAGGTCGCGCATGAGGGCGCTCAAACTGTAATAGGAGCGTTGGCGGATTCGGTCCGGGAGGTGATCTGCCTTGAACCAGCTCAGATAGAGCCCCCTCCCAGGGTTGGTATGACCGTGGACGCGACGATTATCAAAGGAATGGGGAAGCTGGACCAGGAGTTCGTAATCATATTGGATTCCGGCCGCGTTTTCACGGCTGAAAAGATAGAAGCCACCCATGTGATGCAGGAAGCCCTTCAGCACGGGCCTGGAGAGGTGGCCGTGCTGAGCGTTTAGAATCAATTCAAGTTGCAGGTCTACGCCACGGGGCAGTAATGCATGAACACGCAAGGGGGGGGGCGAACCTATGACGATAGAATGGAACGACTCATACATGGTGGGCTTGGATATCTTGGACTCGCAGCACAAGGAGCTGGTCGAAAGGATAAGGGTTCTGCTCGAAGCTATGCGACAGGGAAGGGGCGACGTGGCAACCATTTTGGGGGTTCTCGAAGGATATGCGATAGAGCACTTCGACACGGAGGAGCGGCTTATGTCATCAAAGCCTGAAATCGATTTCAGCAAGCATAAAGAGCAGCACTATTTTTTCAGGCGGGCCATGACCAACTTGATGGATAAATATAGCTCTCGCGGCGAATCAGCCAAACTGGCCCTAAACCTGCAACAGAACCTATGGCAATGGCTCGGAAGTCATATGATGATAACAGACAAAAAGTTTGCAAAAATATTGCGCGGGAAAGAATCTGCGCAGATGATTCAGCTATCCGCGTAAAAAATTCAACCAATCAATCAGGAATTGAGAACTATCCCGACTACTTATCAGCACGCATATAATCGTCTCGGCCGGAGGAGGCGCCCCACGGACTACTTCCAGAGCTTCATCAAGCTC encodes the following:
- a CDS encoding chemotaxis protein CheW: MDTASVSGPRQYLTFMLEDEVFALEISQVKEILDLTYITKVPRMPEFMRGVINLRGNVVPVLDLRLKLGLSEKDNSKDTCIIIVEVAHEGAQTVIGALADSVREVICLEPAQIEPPPRVGMTVDATIIKGMGKLDQEFVIILDSGRVFTAEKIEATHVMQEALQHGPGEVAVLSV
- a CDS encoding bacteriohemerythrin; the encoded protein is MTIEWNDSYMVGLDILDSQHKELVERIRVLLEAMRQGRGDVATILGVLEGYAIEHFDTEERLMSSKPEIDFSKHKEQHYFFRRAMTNLMDKYSSRGESAKLALNLQQNLWQWLGSHMMITDKKFAKILRGKESAQMIQLSA